The segment GCCAGCGCGCACGCCGTGCTCGCCAGCAGCAACCCGGCCGGCAACTCCGTGCTGCAGGCCGCGCCGGCGGAGGTCGTGCTGACGTTCAGCGAGTCGGTGCGCAAGGTGCCCGACCGGGTGCGGGTGATCGGACCCGACGGGAAGCGGGTCGACCGGGGTGACGCCCAGTTCGATGGCGCGGTCGTGACGATTCCGGTGGAGCAGACCGGTGCCCAGGGGACGTACCTCGTCAGCTTCCGGGTCATCTCGGCGGACAGCCACCCGGTGTCGGGCGGGTTCACGTACTCGGTGGGCGCTCCCTCCAGCACGCCGCCCAGCGACGCGGGCGAGGAGCAGGGCGACAACACGGTCGTGGCGACCGGCACGAAGGTGGTCCGCTACATCGGGTACGCCGGGCTCGTCCTGCTCGTCGGCCCGGTGCTGGTGATCAGCCTGCTGTGGCCGTCACGCCTCTCGCGCGGCGGTCCGGCCGGCGTGATCTGGACGGGCTTGGGGCTGGTGACACTCGCCACAGTGGCCGGGATCTGGCTCCAGGTGCCGTACACGACCGGCGGCGGCCTCTTCGACGTCGACGGGAGTGGGCTGCGAGACGTGCTGTCCAGCACGTACGGCACCGCGCACCTGATCCGGCTCGGCCTGCTCGTGGCGATCGCGCTGCTGCTGCGGCCGCTGCTGCGCGGCGAGACCGGGCGGGTAGACCAGATCCTGCTCGCGGTGCTCGGCGGCGCGGCGATCTTCACGTGGCCGATCGCCGGCCACCCGGCCGCCTCGCCGGTCGCGGCGGTCTCGGTCGTGGTCGACGTGGTCCACCTGACCAGCATGGCGGTGTGGCTGGGTGGGCTGCTGATGCTGATCGCGTTCCTGCTGCGGCTGGCCAACGAG is part of the Phytohabitans houttuyneae genome and harbors:
- a CDS encoding copper resistance CopC/CopD family protein, whose translation is MTRSAHPAPSLGARPPSGSRSVASRLPLVSRLLLALVAGALATLALPASPASAHAVLASSNPAGNSVLQAAPAEVVLTFSESVRKVPDRVRVIGPDGKRVDRGDAQFDGAVVTIPVEQTGAQGTYLVSFRVISADSHPVSGGFTYSVGAPSSTPPSDAGEEQGDNTVVATGTKVVRYIGYAGLVLLVGPVLVISLLWPSRLSRGGPAGVIWTGLGLVTLATVAGIWLQVPYTTGGGLFDVDGSGLRDVLSSTYGTAHLIRLGLLVAIALLLRPLLRGETGRVDQILLAVLGGAAIFTWPIAGHPAASPVAAVSVVVDVVHLTSMAVWLGGLLMLIAFLLRLANERELGAILPIWSRWAALAVCALVLAGTVQALIEVGTPDALVSTTYGQLIIAKVVLFSAVISVAAYSRKLVRDRLAGGGPRRLRRAVGVELGITAVVLGLSAVLVQTTPARTASANEELGGPGFYSATLESSIFKLQVDVDPAAKGNNSVHLYAYDKANKPLRVVEWKGTAALPAKDVAPVDIPLLPLTDNHATGEITLPLDGEWQLKFTARISDIDQATVTATVPVS